From the Zonotrichia albicollis isolate bZonAlb1 chromosome Z, bZonAlb1.hap1, whole genome shotgun sequence genome, one window contains:
- the TMEM271 gene encoding transmembrane protein 271 encodes MKWSVRGACAALSSCLLLACALSAAAVGLKCFSLGSELKGEPFRLGTAAGAFYSGLLLAAGLSLLAAALLCCRPPDEAPVAPAPAPAPAPAPASALAPAGDPDPASGGPGGAEAAAAPSGPVEKASPGGRQNFLLLGVLVFMLGVLSAFAGAVIDGDTVSLVERKYSHYCLLQPGGAARPRSGPAAPDGTAAALRCQKLRDYQQGLVLSTVFNALECLLGLLNLLLVKNYKAAQQRGRRRRRRRAAPAAAAAGGRRRRRRGGGGGRRAPRHSQGSLFSGGEPELSPGDCPFQAVSYINVGVFHVFDEAGVEVHCGGHPSVELPGYSPMDPELNASYPYCYPLPCEQPPAYEEIYPGEPCAHGT; translated from the coding sequence ATGAAGTGGAGCGTGCGGGGAGCCTGCGCCGCGCtctccagctgcctcctgctcgCCTGCGCCCTCAGCGCCGCCGCCGTGGGCCTCAAGTGCTTCTCGCTGGGCTCCGAGCTCAAGGGCGAGCCCTTCCGCTTGGGCACCGCCGCCGGCGCCTTCTActcggggctgctgctggccgcCGGCCTCTCGCTGCTCGCCGCTGCGCTGCTCTGCTGTCGCCCGCCCGACGAGGCGCCCGTGGCGCCGGCTCCGGCACCGGCCCCAGCGCCGGCACCGGCCTCTGCTTTGGCCCCCGCCGGGGACCCGGACCCGGCcagcggcggccccggcggggcgGAGGCGGCGGCCGCGCCGTCGGGGCCGGTGGAGAAGGCGTCGCCCGGGGGGCGGCAGAACTTCCTGcttctgggggtgctggtgttCATGCTGGGCGTGCTGAGCGCCTTCGCCGGCGCCGTCATCGACGGCGACACCGTGTCGCTGGTGGAGAGGAAGTACTCGCACTATTGCCTGCTGCAGCCCGGCGGCGCGGCCCGCCCGCGGAGCGGACCCGCGGCCCCCGACGGCACCGCCGCGGCGCTCCGCTGCCAGAAGCTGCGGGACTACCAGCAAGGCTTGGTGCTCTCCACCGTTTTCAACGCGCTGGAGTGCCTCCTGGGCCTGCTTAACCTGCTTCTTGTCAAGAACTACAAGGCCGCGCAGCAGCGCGGacggaggcggcggcggcggcgagcggccccggccgcggcggcggcgggcgggcggcggcgacGGCGGAGGGGCGGCGGCGGTGGGCGGCGGGCGCCGCGCCACAGCCAGGGCTCCCTCTTCTCCGGCGGCGAGCCCGAGCTCAGCCCCGGGGATTGCCCCTTCCAGGCCGTCTCCTACATCAACGTGGGCGTCTTCCACGTCTTCGACGAGGCCGGCGTGGAGGTGCACTGTGGCGGACATCCCTCCGTCGAGCTGCCCGGCTACTCGCCCATGGACCCCGAGCTCAACGCCTCCTATCCCTACTGCTACCCTCTGCCCTGCGAGCAGCCCCCCGCCTACGAGGAGATCTACCCCGGGGAGCCCTGCGCTCACGGCACCTAG